In Gimesia chilikensis, one DNA window encodes the following:
- a CDS encoding transcriptional regulator yields MYQKTLRFNQQTPEHLPIELVALGDKLRAIKHPEQQNLLESYHKVVNYSRQRVKIVNLMSDTLAQLRLDVKYLLFDLEVTQSERDSAIAQLKELQ; encoded by the coding sequence ATGTATCAGAAAACACTTCGTTTTAATCAGCAGACACCAGAGCATTTACCCATTGAGCTTGTCGCATTGGGAGACAAGCTGCGGGCGATCAAGCATCCCGAACAGCAGAACCTGCTCGAGAGTTATCATAAAGTCGTGAACTATTCCCGACAACGGGTCAAGATTGTCAACCTGATGTCGGATACTCTGGCCCAGTTGAGGCTGGATGTGAAATATCTGCTCTTCGATCTGGAGGTCACACAGTCGGAACGGGATTCCGCGATCGCCCAGTTGAAGGAGCTGCAGTAA